The following are encoded in a window of Dehalobacter sp. 12DCB1 genomic DNA:
- a CDS encoding DUF3991 and TOPRIM domain-containing protein gives MPYVTPEQIKRAKQMDLLTYLQYYEPHELVHFSGNVYTTRTHDSLKISNGKWCWWSRSIGGRSALDYLIKVRDMTLPEAVLQIDGRAAIMPPVPSKAQEPTNQRNLLLPEKNKNNNCVIAYLSGRGIHRTLIEYSIRTGRLYESRKHHNAVFVGFNRQGVPKYATFRGTTGKRFLGEAEGSDKHFSFSIPAWQESRKLHLFESAIDLLSYGTLELLSGKDWRKENCLSLAGIYKPKKIIEQSTPPAALVQYLKDFPQIKEIALHLDNDTAGRLAANTLQTILPPTYAVSGEPPKRGKDMNDYLRNILEKRRGQER, from the coding sequence ATGCCTTACGTAACACCAGAGCAGATTAAACGGGCCAAGCAAATGGATCTGCTGACTTATTTGCAATATTATGAGCCGCATGAGCTGGTGCACTTTTCCGGCAACGTCTATACCACCCGCACTCATGACAGCCTGAAAATCAGTAACGGAAAATGGTGCTGGTGGTCGCGCAGTATCGGCGGGCGCTCTGCATTGGACTATCTCATCAAGGTTCGAGATATGACGCTCCCTGAAGCAGTCCTTCAGATAGACGGACGGGCGGCTATCATGCCGCCCGTCCCGTCAAAAGCACAAGAACCCACCAACCAGAGAAACTTGCTTTTGCCGGAAAAAAACAAAAACAACAACTGTGTGATTGCTTATCTCTCCGGGCGCGGCATCCATAGGACTTTAATTGAATACAGCATCCGGACCGGACGGCTATACGAAAGCCGCAAACATCATAATGCTGTATTTGTCGGTTTTAACCGCCAGGGTGTTCCCAAATATGCGACGTTTCGTGGAACAACCGGCAAGCGGTTTTTAGGGGAAGCCGAAGGAAGCGACAAGCATTTTTCCTTTTCCATTCCGGCATGGCAGGAAAGCCGTAAGCTTCATCTTTTTGAAAGCGCCATTGATCTGCTTTCCTACGGCACGCTGGAGCTGCTTTCCGGCAAGGACTGGAGAAAGGAAAACTGTCTGTCCCTTGCGGGAATCTATAAACCGAAAAAGATTATTGAACAAAGCACCCCACCCGCCGCGCTCGTCCAATACTTAAAAGACTTCCCGCAGATCAAGGAAATTGCGTTACATCTGGACAACGATACGGCGGGACGGCTGGCGGCAAACACCCTTCAAACCATCCTCCCCCCTACTTACGCTGTTTCAGGCGAACCGCCGAAGCGCGGGAAGGATATGAACGATTATCTGAGAAATATATTGGAAAAACGACGGGGACAGGAACGATAA
- a CDS encoding ATP-binding protein has translation MIQRDLYMKQIRPFIGKPFVKVITGIRRCGKSSILMMLRDEIQSNGVAPENILYINFENLDFSDLNTAEKLHNYLKERMTGEGRYYILLDEIQEVKRWEKAVNSLLAGANSDLYITGSNSRLLSSELATYIAGRYIEIKINTLSFREYLLFKEVRTGAKPVNMREEVRDYIRLGGFPAVHIGDYEEDTAYRIVNDIYSSAILRDTVQRHNIRNIELLERVVKFVFDNIGNTFSAKNVADYFKSQQRKIDLNTVYNYLNALESAYIVRKIPRYDIKGKEILQTNEKYYIGDQSLAYAVMGYKDRLIAGILENIVMLELERRGYRVFVGKLDTKEVDFIAERKNEKVYVQVSYTPAVAQETINREFAPLLAIKDHYPKYVVTMDDFWNDNVEGVKHKHLAEFLLMDVY, from the coding sequence ATGATCCAAAGAGATTTATACATGAAGCAAATCAGGCCGTTCATCGGGAAACCGTTTGTCAAGGTAATTACAGGCATCCGGCGCTGCGGAAAATCCTCTATTCTGATGATGCTACGGGATGAGATTCAAAGCAACGGCGTTGCACCGGAAAACATCCTGTATATCAATTTTGAGAACCTTGATTTTTCCGACTTGAATACGGCGGAGAAGCTGCACAATTATCTTAAAGAACGTATGACTGGTGAAGGCCGATATTATATCCTTTTAGATGAGATCCAAGAAGTCAAGCGCTGGGAGAAAGCGGTCAACTCTCTGCTGGCAGGCGCCAACTCCGACTTGTATATCACAGGCTCAAATTCGCGCCTGCTGTCATCCGAACTTGCGACCTACATCGCAGGCCGTTATATCGAGATTAAAATCAACACTCTCTCTTTCAGGGAATATCTGCTGTTTAAAGAAGTGCGTACGGGCGCGAAGCCGGTTAATATGCGGGAAGAAGTCAGGGACTATATCCGTCTTGGCGGGTTTCCCGCCGTCCACATCGGTGATTACGAAGAAGATACGGCTTACCGCATTGTGAACGACATCTATTCTTCAGCAATCCTCCGCGACACCGTGCAGCGGCATAACATCCGCAACATCGAACTTTTGGAGCGGGTGGTCAAGTTTGTGTTTGATAACATCGGCAATACCTTTTCCGCAAAAAATGTGGCCGACTATTTTAAAAGCCAGCAGCGCAAGATTGACTTAAATACTGTCTACAACTATTTAAACGCCCTGGAAAGCGCCTATATCGTCAGAAAAATTCCCCGTTATGACATCAAGGGCAAAGAGATTTTACAAACCAACGAAAAATATTATATTGGGGATCAGTCCTTGGCCTATGCGGTCATGGGCTACAAAGACAGGCTGATTGCCGGGATACTGGAAAACATCGTTATGCTGGAGCTTGAGCGAAGGGGCTACCGTGTTTTTGTAGGAAAGCTCGATACCAAAGAGGTTGACTTCATTGCCGAAAGAAAAAATGAAAAAGTCTACGTTCAAGTATCCTACACACCCGCTGTCGCCCAGGAAACCATTAACCGCGAGTTTGCTCCGCTGCTGGCCATCAAAGACCATTATCCGAAATACGTCGTTACAATGGATGATTTTTGGAATGATAACGTGGAGGGCGTTAAGCACAAGCATCTTGCGGAATTCTTGTTGATGGACGTGTATTAA
- a CDS encoding DUF3849 domain-containing protein: MGNYDTIDQWSNEYYYKLRGCKKAMMDDCALSQAYNSNTLKKFMEQLIGTHSLENVSLLLSNTIREAPWDERYSSEVKAWANRYPEIQPAPAEEKEPLRIFALNLYEHPAILNQAARIAMQKEKELSQPKPKEQAR; encoded by the coding sequence ATGGGAAATTATGACACTATAGACCAATGGAGTAATGAATACTACTACAAATTGCGGGGCTGCAAAAAAGCCATGATGGATGACTGTGCCTTATCGCAGGCGTACAACAGCAACACATTAAAGAAGTTTATGGAACAGCTTATTGGGACGCATAGCTTGGAGAATGTGTCCCTTTTGCTATCCAACACAATCCGGGAAGCTCCTTGGGACGAGCGTTACTCCAGTGAAGTCAAAGCTTGGGCGAACCGCTATCCGGAAATCCAACCGGCACCTGCGGAAGAAAAAGAGCCTCTGCGTATTTTCGCCCTAAACTTATATGAACATCCCGCCATCCTCAATCAGGCTGCGCGGATTGCCATGCAAAAGGAAAAGGAACTCTCCCAGCCCAAGCCTAAGGAGCAGGCGCGATGA
- the mobC gene encoding plasmid mobilization relaxosome protein MobC, which yields MRKRNIPILVRLDTKERQNLAKQVKKSGLSQETFIRTLINGYVPKELPPPDYYAMMRELRAIGVNLNQIAAKANATGHIDRTLFQYEATRLRKTVLDIQAAVTSPERRNEDGDHSNMGCKGPP from the coding sequence ATGAGAAAACGCAATATTCCAATTCTTGTACGGCTGGACACCAAAGAACGGCAGAACCTTGCCAAGCAGGTAAAGAAATCGGGTCTGTCCCAGGAAACCTTTATCCGTACTCTTATTAACGGTTATGTGCCCAAAGAACTTCCCCCACCCGATTACTACGCCATGATGCGCGAGCTTCGCGCCATTGGCGTCAACTTAAACCAAATCGCTGCCAAGGCCAATGCCACGGGGCACATTGACCGGACTCTATTCCAGTATGAAGCCACCCGGCTGAGAAAGACCGTGCTGGACATCCAGGCGGCGGTCACGTCACCGGAAAGGAGAAATGAAGATGGCGACCACAGCAATATGGGATGTAAAGGACCGCCTTGA
- a CDS encoding relaxase/mobilization nuclease domain-containing protein, with the protein MATTAIWDVKDRLDRIINYAVNPQKTENLDFSNPDFQGLRNVLEYTAQDDKTEKQFYVTGINCDPVIACEQMTRTKLQFQKTDGILAFHGYQSFMPGEATPEAAHHIGVKLAKELWGNRFEVVVSTHIDKHHVHNHFVLNSVSFADGKRYYDNNATYALMRETSDRLCREYALSVIENPQWGKSKHHAEWQSEQEGKPTWRGLIRKDVDKAVAASITFTQFIVTLRQQGYEVKTGVKYMAVRPPGKERFVRLKTLGDDYAEEAIKQRILRNRAPKRPHSFPEPKRKRYAIRGSKNLKTTKKLTGMQALYLHYLYKMDILPKKSASSKRTHFLLREDLRHMKELIAQTKLLCARHISSKEQLLTYKQGLQQEMTTLFDSRKALYNRIRRCKNDKQVSAYKGQIAGLSQQISLLRKEVKLCADILSRSGEMQKKLSLIKQEEIQQRKEEKTYEQRSRRSGSDRQYDL; encoded by the coding sequence ATGGCGACCACAGCAATATGGGATGTAAAGGACCGCCTTGATCGGATAATCAACTATGCCGTTAATCCCCAGAAAACAGAGAACCTCGATTTCTCAAATCCGGATTTCCAGGGGCTTCGCAACGTGCTGGAATATACCGCACAGGACGATAAGACAGAAAAACAGTTTTACGTAACCGGCATCAATTGTGATCCGGTTATTGCCTGTGAGCAAATGACCCGGACAAAGCTGCAATTCCAGAAAACCGACGGCATCCTTGCCTTCCACGGCTATCAATCCTTTATGCCGGGAGAAGCTACTCCCGAAGCCGCCCATCACATCGGCGTAAAGCTGGCAAAAGAACTTTGGGGTAACCGCTTTGAGGTGGTGGTTTCCACCCATATTGACAAGCATCACGTTCATAATCATTTTGTTCTCAACTCCGTATCCTTCGCGGACGGCAAGCGGTACTACGACAACAACGCTACCTATGCCCTCATGCGGGAGACTTCCGACCGGCTATGTCGGGAATACGCCCTGTCCGTCATCGAAAACCCGCAGTGGGGCAAATCCAAGCACCACGCCGAGTGGCAGTCCGAACAGGAAGGAAAACCCACCTGGCGAGGCCTCATCCGCAAGGATGTGGACAAAGCCGTTGCCGCATCCATTACCTTCACGCAATTTATTGTCACCCTGCGTCAACAGGGCTACGAGGTAAAAACGGGTGTAAAATATATGGCGGTGCGTCCCCCGGGAAAAGAACGTTTCGTTCGGTTGAAAACTTTGGGCGACGATTATGCCGAGGAAGCTATTAAGCAGCGGATTCTTCGAAACCGCGCTCCGAAACGGCCACATTCCTTTCCGGAGCCAAAGCGAAAACGCTATGCCATCCGGGGTAGTAAGAACTTGAAAACCACAAAAAAGCTTACCGGTATGCAGGCACTTTACCTTCACTACCTCTATAAAATGGACATTTTGCCAAAAAAATCCGCGTCCAGTAAAAGGACGCATTTTTTATTGCGCGAGGATCTCCGGCACATGAAGGAACTTATCGCCCAAACAAAGCTACTCTGCGCCCGCCATATTTCGAGCAAAGAGCAGCTTCTCACTTATAAGCAGGGATTACAGCAGGAAATGACTACTTTGTTTGACTCCCGCAAAGCTCTTTACAACCGGATACGCCGGTGCAAGAACGATAAGCAAGTTTCGGCATACAAGGGGCAGATTGCCGGGCTTTCCCAACAAATCAGCCTGCTCCGTAAGGAAGTAAAGCTCTGTGCGGACATCCTGTCCCGTTCTGGGGAGATGCAGAAAAAGCTTTCCCTGATTAAGCAGGAGGAAATCCAGCAAAGGAAGGAGGAAAAGACCTATGAACAACGGAGCCGACGCAGCGGATCAGATCGTCAATATGACCTTTAA
- a CDS encoding PcfB family protein: MNNGADAADQIVNMTFKGIEVLARISGEGAKNLATYLYAVLRDQKKTRGKTRLETLLRSGKELKVFTVRNEDLQKFTQEARRYGILYCALRDKKNLDEMCDIMVRAEDASKINRIVERFKLATVDTASIKSEIEKSRAAKQKEIAPDKKGPDEKVPPIMGTPAEKSADAFLDELMAKPTQPEPATKQPDNPNPTTATAEKPLPSEPTSEHSGKTAEGTVEPERKSVRQELKEIREAQKEQAEAKREPAKEMQKTTKQTAKSNRQKSKSKSKKPKER, encoded by the coding sequence ATGAACAACGGAGCCGACGCAGCGGATCAGATCGTCAATATGACCTTTAAAGGAATTGAGGTACTAGCCAGAATCTCCGGCGAGGGCGCGAAAAACCTTGCCACCTACCTGTACGCTGTGTTGAGAGATCAGAAGAAAACCAGAGGTAAAACCCGTCTGGAAACGCTTTTGCGCAGCGGCAAGGAACTGAAAGTCTTTACAGTCAGAAACGAGGACTTGCAGAAATTCACCCAGGAAGCCAGACGCTACGGCATTTTATACTGCGCCCTGCGGGACAAAAAGAATCTGGACGAGATGTGCGACATCATGGTACGGGCCGAAGACGCCTCCAAAATCAACCGCATCGTGGAACGTTTCAAGCTGGCTACCGTGGACACCGCAAGCATCAAAAGCGAGATCGAAAAATCCAGGGCGGCCAAGCAAAAGGAAATTGCACCGGATAAAAAAGGCCCGGACGAAAAAGTGCCTCCCATAATGGGAACGCCCGCCGAAAAAAGCGCGGATGCTTTCCTGGACGAACTCATGGCAAAACCCACACAGCCGGAGCCTGCCACCAAACAGCCTGACAACCCAAACCCTACGACGGCGACGGCGGAGAAACCCCTTCCGTCCGAGCCTACCTCAGAGCACAGCGGGAAAACCGCCGAGGGTACAGTTGAGCCGGAACGGAAATCCGTCCGTCAGGAATTGAAGGAAATCCGGGAGGCTCAAAAGGAGCAGGCGGAAGCCAAGCGCGAGCCTGCTAAAGAAATGCAGAAAACTACAAAACAGACAGCTAAATCAAACAGGCAGAAATCAAAGTCCAAATCAAAAAAACCGAAAGAGAGGTAA
- a CDS encoding ArdC-like ssDNA-binding domain-containing protein — protein sequence MSSFDDLFRQENEAPAPRNDRPFDKETWKQQKQEQREMVYSLIDDTAEAVARESSKFQSYLDVQSRFDRYSVSNALLILAQKPNATRIADFDTWKEQGIYIRKKESGFYILEPGEEYQRDDGTSAISYNPKKMFDISQTGKALKHETSAYPDDRTRIKALMDHAPVPIRISDTLPEGTNALYQPDTREIQIRRGMDAENIFRTLSQELAHAEMDKGDGDYSRSENGFHAYCASYMLCKQYGADTSSYRFDHAPEMLESMNPQEIRAELSTIRETAGDISGRMNRMLAPQRQEKRPERER from the coding sequence ATGAGCAGTTTTGATGATCTTTTCCGGCAGGAAAATGAAGCCCCTGCCCCCCGAAACGACCGACCTTTTGACAAAGAGACATGGAAGCAGCAGAAGCAGGAGCAACGGGAAATGGTATACTCACTGATCGACGACACTGCGGAAGCAGTGGCGCGGGAAAGCAGCAAGTTTCAAAGCTATCTGGATGTACAAAGCCGCTTTGACCGTTACAGCGTTTCCAACGCCCTCTTAATCCTTGCCCAAAAACCGAATGCTACCCGTATTGCAGATTTCGATACTTGGAAAGAGCAAGGCATCTATATCCGCAAAAAGGAAAGCGGTTTTTACATCCTGGAACCAGGGGAGGAATACCAGCGCGACGACGGCACCAGCGCCATCAGCTATAACCCCAAAAAGATGTTCGACATTTCCCAGACCGGGAAAGCCCTAAAACACGAGACTTCGGCCTATCCCGACGACCGCACCCGTATTAAGGCGCTGATGGATCACGCCCCTGTTCCTATTCGTATCAGTGATACGCTGCCGGAAGGCACAAACGCGCTGTATCAGCCGGACACGCGGGAAATTCAAATCCGGCGCGGCATGGACGCGGAAAATATTTTCCGCACCCTATCCCAGGAACTGGCCCATGCCGAAATGGACAAAGGCGACGGAGATTATAGCCGTTCTGAGAATGGCTTCCATGCCTACTGTGCGTCATATATGCTTTGTAAGCAATACGGTGCGGATACAAGCAGCTACCGTTTCGACCACGCTCCGGAAATGCTGGAAAGCATGAATCCACAGGAGATTCGCGCCGAGCTTTCAACCATTCGAGAAACTGCCGGTGATATTTCCGGCAGGATGAACCGGATGCTTGCACCGCAGCGGCAGGAAAAGAGACCGGAACGGGAACGTTAG
- a CDS encoding VirD4-like conjugal transfer protein, CD1115 family, translating to MKRAETARSNLILFAVFLIPVVWAALLTAPSLSRGLPEILANLTLAINNPFDIRWVNDSLKCILLFVAAYGMGTGIYLSTKRNYRSREEHGSARWGGAATVCKKYRDKEPQKNKILTQNVRIGLDGRKHKRNLNVMVVGGSGSGKTRFYAKPNVMQANTSFIVLDPKGEILRDTGNLLKAKGYEIKVLDLINMYLSHCYNPFAYLKDDKDVLKLVTNLIRNTTPKGSNTNDPFWERAETALLEALILYLLYEAPKEEQNFPMVMEMIAAAEVHEDDESYQSPLDALFERLEMRESEHLAVKQYNIFKLAAGKTAKSILIGLGVRLEKFNLSTLAGITTVDEMELSSVGEKKTALFAVIPDNDSSFNFIVGMLYTQLFQSLMYLADYKYGGRLPVHVHFVMDEFANVALPDEFDKLLSTIRSREISVSIILQNLAQLKALFKDTWESILGNCDEFLYLGGNEQSTHKYVSELLGKETIDMNTYGQSKGRNGSYSVNYQLSGRELLTPDEVRMLDNRYALLFVRGERAIMDDKYDILKHSNLELTVDGGGQPFRHGGTETALDWKAVVLNKNSDYELLSEEELETQMQS from the coding sequence ATGAAGCGCGCTGAAACCGCAAGGAGCAACCTCATACTCTTTGCGGTTTTTTTAATCCCTGTGGTATGGGCGGCATTGCTGACCGCCCCTTCCCTTTCCAGGGGGCTTCCTGAAATCCTTGCCAATCTCACGTTAGCGATAAACAATCCTTTTGACATTCGGTGGGTAAACGATTCGCTCAAGTGCATCCTGCTCTTTGTTGCCGCCTACGGCATGGGCACAGGGATTTACCTCTCTACCAAGCGCAATTACCGCAGTCGGGAGGAGCACGGCAGCGCGCGCTGGGGAGGCGCGGCGACTGTCTGCAAGAAATACCGGGACAAAGAGCCTCAAAAAAACAAAATTCTGACGCAAAACGTTCGTATCGGCCTGGATGGCCGTAAGCACAAACGGAATTTGAATGTCATGGTGGTGGGCGGCTCCGGCTCCGGTAAGACAAGGTTTTACGCCAAACCCAACGTCATGCAGGCTAACACCTCTTTTATCGTTCTCGATCCCAAGGGGGAAATTTTGCGGGACACGGGAAACCTGCTGAAAGCAAAAGGTTATGAAATCAAGGTTCTGGATTTAATCAACATGTACCTGTCCCATTGCTACAATCCCTTCGCTTACCTCAAGGACGACAAAGACGTGTTAAAGCTCGTCACCAACCTAATTCGCAACACTACGCCCAAAGGTTCCAACACTAACGACCCCTTTTGGGAACGCGCTGAAACCGCTTTACTGGAGGCATTAATCCTCTATCTTCTTTATGAAGCACCTAAGGAAGAGCAGAATTTTCCGATGGTCATGGAGATGATCGCCGCCGCCGAGGTCCATGAGGATGACGAATCCTATCAAAGCCCCCTTGACGCGCTGTTCGAAAGGCTGGAAATGCGGGAATCGGAGCACCTAGCAGTCAAGCAATATAACATCTTCAAGCTGGCGGCGGGCAAAACCGCCAAATCTATTCTCATCGGTTTGGGTGTCCGGCTGGAAAAGTTCAACCTGTCCACCCTTGCGGGAATCACCACGGTGGATGAAATGGAGCTGTCCTCAGTCGGGGAGAAAAAGACAGCGCTCTTTGCCGTGATACCCGACAACGATTCATCCTTTAATTTTATAGTCGGGATGCTTTACACCCAACTATTCCAAAGCCTCATGTACCTTGCCGACTATAAGTACGGAGGCAGGTTGCCCGTTCATGTCCACTTTGTCATGGATGAATTTGCCAATGTCGCTCTGCCTGATGAGTTTGACAAGCTGCTGTCCACCATACGTTCCAGGGAAATATCCGTGTCCATCATCCTGCAAAACCTGGCACAGCTCAAAGCCCTGTTTAAGGATACCTGGGAATCCATTCTGGGTAATTGTGACGAGTTTCTATATTTGGGCGGCAATGAGCAAAGTACCCATAAGTATGTATCCGAACTTTTAGGCAAGGAAACCATTGACATGAACACCTACGGTCAGAGCAAGGGCCGTAATGGAAGCTACTCCGTCAATTATCAGCTGTCGGGGCGCGAGCTTCTGACCCCCGACGAGGTGCGGATGCTGGACAACCGCTATGCCTTGCTCTTTGTCCGCGGTGAACGAGCCATTATGGACGACAAGTATGATATCCTTAAACACTCCAATCTGGAACTGACTGTTGACGGCGGCGGCCAACCTTTCCGGCACGGCGGTACGGAAACCGCCCTGGACTGGAAAGCTGTGGTCCTAAACAAAAACAGCGATTACGAGCTTCTCTCCGAGGAAGAACTCGAAACCCAGATGCAATCCTGA
- a CDS encoding TrbC/VirB2 family protein has translation MKMSRKIKRTIAVYCTLVLMLSFLAAPAYAAGDPLQVINNLSDFIFGLIRAIGMILLGFGIVQIGLSLKSHDPSQRANGFLTLAGGVIITFAKEILTLITGG, from the coding sequence ATGAAAATGTCCAGGAAAATCAAAAGGACTATTGCAGTTTACTGCACACTGGTACTAATGCTTTCCTTCTTGGCCGCCCCTGCTTACGCGGCAGGCGATCCCCTCCAGGTGATTAACAATCTGTCCGACTTCATTTTTGGACTGATCCGCGCCATTGGGATGATTCTCTTAGGCTTCGGCATTGTGCAAATCGGCCTTTCCCTTAAATCCCACGACCCTTCCCAGCGGGCCAACGGCTTCCTGACGCTGGCAGGCGGAGTGATTATTACCTTTGCCAAAGAGATCCTTACTCTGATTACAGGAGGTTGA
- a CDS encoding helix-turn-helix transcriptional regulator: MKPRQNPPGNKNMIGAKVVALRKAKKIKQKDFLAKLQTVGLDISATSLSRLEGQYRLVQDYEIVAISKALDISIEDLLVKRRND, translated from the coding sequence ATGAAACCACGACAGAACCCGCCCGGCAATAAAAACATGATTGGAGCCAAGGTTGTTGCCCTTCGGAAAGCAAAGAAAATAAAGCAGAAAGATTTTTTGGCGAAACTGCAAACCGTGGGCTTGGATATCAGCGCGACAAGTCTTTCACGTCTTGAAGGGCAATATCGTCTTGTTCAGGATTATGAGATCGTTGCGATTTCGAAAGCATTGGATATTTCTATTGAAGATTTGCTGGTGAAAAGACGGAATGATTAA
- a CDS encoding PrgI family protein — MEVKINREIRDYTESMFFGLSMRQFIFSLLAVGVAVGIYFGLRNVLGTETVSWVCILGAFPFAAMGFIRYHGMTAEQFFWAYLKSEFILPKKLMFYPTNVYFEALKQSIQNKEKEEWKRHD, encoded by the coding sequence TTGGAAGTTAAAATCAACCGGGAAATCCGGGATTACACGGAAAGCATGTTCTTTGGACTGTCCATGCGACAGTTTATTTTTTCTCTCCTGGCTGTTGGCGTTGCCGTCGGCATCTACTTCGGCCTGCGGAATGTCTTAGGCACGGAAACAGTGAGCTGGGTGTGCATTTTGGGTGCGTTCCCCTTTGCCGCCATGGGGTTTATCCGCTATCACGGCATGACAGCGGAACAGTTTTTCTGGGCGTATCTCAAATCGGAGTTTATCCTGCCCAAAAAACTGATGTTTTATCCGACAAACGTGTATTTCGAAGCGTTGAAGCAGAGCATTCAAAACAAGGAAAAGGAGGAATGGAAACGACATGATTAA